Below is a window of Phocoena phocoena chromosome 12, mPhoPho1.1, whole genome shotgun sequence DNA.
ATACGAACCAACTTGCCAAAGAAACAGATAAGTACATTAAAGAGTTTGGATCTCTGCCCACCACCCCCAGTGACCAGGTATGAAGCTTTAAGACGCACTGTTGATGTATTGAATGTGAAAGAAATCAAGTGTATTGTAGGATCTTTGAACTGTTGTGCTAGAAAGgaaattagggggaaaaatcGATTTGAGATTAGTTCACAGAACACAAAACTATATTTAATTGCCCAGGTAGTATCCTTTGGttcaataaagcaaaaattatttccatgcacTTGCCCTGACCCATAATTAAGTAAGTGCTCAGAAAATGCTTCCTGAGTAATTGTTTCCTGGCCTTCCAGGACTGACTTCATATAACATGCACGCTCATTCAAGATGTGAGGTTTCCTAGGGGCACATGTATTTATTACCCTGCTTATTACTTAGTGGAAGTTATTACTTAGGTGAGtcaaaggttttattttcattaaaaaaaaaaaatactttaacataAAATCATGGCCCAGTTTTTAGGATGAGAACTTGAGGTGAGAAATCCAACATTATGGGCCTTTTGCCTCAAGGTAAAATAAGCACAGTATTTGAACATACTGTCAAATTGTTCAAAATGTTATTGAGTTAATCAGTAAGGCCCTGTAATAGAGTGAGTGAAattttcagaattaaataaaGAGCCAGCTACTGGCAAAACAACTTTTGCAAATTCTATAGAGCTTCACAGCTTGATTCTGGTAGGTTTCTTCCCCCCCCCGGCTTTCCTCTAGCGTCAAAGGAAAATACAGAAGGATCGCTTAGTGGCGGAATTCACCACATCACTGACAAACTTTCAGAAGGCGCAGAGACAGGctgctgagagagagaaagagtttgTCGCTCGAGTGAGAGCCAGTTCCAGAGTGTCTGTAAGTATTTAAAGCAGCACTGTAAAAAGAACGTGGTACCCTCCAAGGGCCCCGTGAAGAGCTATACGGCGTGTTTCTTGAGTCGTAAAGACCTGTGAATATCTTGGAAATCGGTATTTGCATACTTATTTTCAGGTGTTTCTAATCAGTTTTTAAGAAGGATGATCATTATGTATTATTGTGGTTATTCTGTCAATGTTGTGGAACAAAAGattatgtaaaaatatagaaACGTTTTGTCAGAAAAGATTAGAGTCAAATCCTACCTTGAGCCTGAGGCTGTTACTTTGTATTCGTGCTGGTGTAGAGAGCACTTTAATCCTGCATTACATGAAGATGATGTAAATGAACAGTGAATATATTGTATGAATATTTAAAACGAATGTACACCTGGAGAAGATAAAGGATACGTTAGAGTGGAATCTTGACTTAATCTAATTTTAAATCTCCCTAGAAACTATCACAGGTTGTTTCGTTGTTCCTTGATATAGAGGTTCCAAGACTACATTATGTTTTaatcaaataatatttgttatttggcCCTTGAGAATATTTAATGAATTCCTTCTTTGTCAGCTtaggatataattttttttattacttgaaGTAATTGACCTAAAATACTAGAACAAgaacttttctctctcttttcttacaCCTGCACTCCAGTGTGTACATCAATCAGTTTAGATTATTATGAAGTAAAATGTGAgtgttgtgtgtttttcatttgcatcttctcaatccaTTCTGTTACTAAATTATTCAGGGTGGTTTTCCTGAGGAGAGCTCAAAAGAAAGGAATCTTGTGTCCTGGGAAAGGTAAGAAGTATAAGACATTATACAGATCAAAAGATAATTCTTCAAATACGTTTTTTACATCACAGTCCCTGGGCAGAATTAAAGCTTTCAGTATATATCATGACTATCCTAAgttatttataaatagaaaacaataagtttgaaaatttttcagtgtcattatttattataaaatatataaaaatattccagTATAGCAATAATACTCTTTaattatccaaataaatattattgactTAATTATTATTTGATATAGATTATTCCCATAGGTGAAGTTTAAATCAACCAAGAAGTACTCACTTGCCAAATATAATAGTTtccaataattaaataataactctAAACATAACATCATTAAAATGAAACATGAATAAAATTTGGTTAacatttctgttatatttttagaatttaagtGAGCAGTTCTAtgactttgaagaaaaaatattctattcaattagtatttcttaaataaaaaggaagccTCATTGTTTTCATACcggtttttttattttacatattcttttctttttaatagccaAACTCAGCCTCAGGTGCAGGTTCAGGATGAAGAAATTACAGAGGATGACCTCCGCCTTATTCAGGAGAGAGAGTCTTCTATTAGGCAACTCGAAGTAAGCTTTACATTGCAGAATTGGATTGCTGCTCTGTTCTTAGTGAATTTGTCCTCAAGATGCTTAGATGATGCTGGGAGAGAGGTCAAGagagaaaactaaataaatatatcaatttgatggcatatttcatataaattagagtcattctgttaaaaaaaaataatttctttagaaTTTGTGCAAGGATGAGAAAATATACTTCCCTctactccaactttttttttttttaattctgttaagTCATCTCAAGCCACCTGAGCATTGAGAAAATTATCAGTCTAGAGATAAAGGTCTGTTCAGAGAGTCTAGATAGCTTCCATGGCACATGATACACATCACACATGCATGAATAAGACTTTTCCAAGGgctttaaaagtgttttatttctctttagtgTGTGTAGGATATCAAAGAGGTCTAAAAGGTTTAGTAGCCTTAGTTCTTAGGGAACCTACCTGTTCCCTAGAAAGTGGGCTAATAATAGCTaacaatagctaccatttattgagggcttcaTGCACCAAGCACTATGTGATGAATTCTTTAATTGTCTTACTTAGTTCTCATAAAAGCTCTGTGAAGTAATTAACTGTGTCATTATCATTGCCcttctacagatggggaaagtaAGGCACAGGATGAATATGTAAATTGCCCCACCTTTCCTGAATAAAGTgtttaaactttactttttaatcaAGCAAAATAATAGTTATatattgaagaaaattaaatttataacttATTTATCCATCACTCTTCCATTGCATTTTCAGATTTATTAATGTGAGGCTTTGAATTTACAcctaatgttttattcttttaaagtgtCAAATTGACATATACATTTTTACTAGAAATacaataagaatattttttacttttttgaggaaataCTATTCATGATAAGAAAACAAATCAGATTGCATGACATAAATTCAGTAACCCACAACCCTTCTCTATTGTATAGTCCTTCATTTCCACTCTGAATCACTTGATATTTTTAACATCACAAACTTATTTTAGAGAACTGAGATTCAGAGTCTACTTACTTGGGATTGCCTATAGTAAAATAGTTTTCTGATATTCCCCAAATATATGTTATTAGGTCCAGATGCATGCTCACCTAGGTATGAGCAgtggtttgtgttttttaaaattttctccttttgtggaTTGGGGACTGAATTTCTGATTAcaataatatgcattttttttctcttaggctgatattatggatattaatgaaatatttaaagatttggGAATGATGATTCATGAGCAAGG
It encodes the following:
- the STX7 gene encoding syntaxin-7 isoform X1, producing the protein MSYTPGIGGDPAQLAQLISSNIQKITQCSAEIQRTLNQLGTPQDSPELRQQLQQKQQYTNQLAKETDKYIKEFGSLPTTPSDQRQRKIQKDRLVAEFTTSLTNFQKAQRQAAEREKEFVARVRASSRVSGGFPEESSKERNLVSWESQTQPQVQVQDEEITEDDLRLIQERESSIRQLEADIMDINEIFKDLGMMIHEQGDVIDSIEANVENAEVHVQQANQQLSRAADYQRKSRKTLCIIIFILVIGVVIIGLIIWGVKG
- the STX7 gene encoding syntaxin-7 isoform X2, producing MSYTPGIGGDPAQLAQLISSNIQKITQCSAEIQRTLNQLGTPQDSPELRQQLQQKQQYTNQLAKETDKYIKEFGSLPTTPSDQRQRKIQKDRLVAEFTTSLTNFQKAQRQAAEREKEFVARVRASSRVSGGFPEESSKERNLVSWESQTQPQVQVQDEEITEDDLRLIQERESSIRQLEADIMDINEIFKDLGMMIHEQGDVIDSIEANVENAEVHVQQANQQLSRAADYQKKDSCM